In Cucurbita pepo subsp. pepo cultivar mu-cu-16 chromosome LG04, ASM280686v2, whole genome shotgun sequence, the following are encoded in one genomic region:
- the LOC111792236 gene encoding uncharacterized protein LOC111792236: MASAPAVSMALPLPYASQKRLSNDAFFNPLPSRSRKAIPAAPRLVVVHSSLKEKAVTGLTAAALSAAMVIPEVAEAAGPGVSPSLKNFLLSIAAGGVVVIAILGAVIGVSNFDPVKRG, translated from the coding sequence ATGGCTTCCGCTCCCGCCGTTTCAATGGCTCTCCCCTTGCCCTACGCCAGCCAGAAGCGGCTCTCCAACGACGCCTTCTTCAATCCATTGCCTTCTAGGTCTCGCAAGGCCATCCCCGCCGCTCCAAGGCTCGTTGTCGTCCACTCGTCTTTGAAGGAGAAAGCCGTCACTGGACTTACGGCCGCTGCGCTGTCTGCAGCGATGGTGATTCCTGAGGTTGCAGAGGCTGCCGGTCCTGGAGTGTCGCCATCGCTCAAGAACTTCTTGCTGAGCATTGCCGCTGGTGGAGTTGTGGTGATCGCCATACTTGGAGCTGTCATCGGCGTCTCGAACTTCGATCCGGTGAAGCGTGGCTGA
- the LOC111793778 gene encoding mechanosensitive ion channel protein 10-like: protein MADKEEAKQVVLQILDCEDGGVGASKDLSKISVAKFPDFELKETRSFRCTIPKSVVGSSSSHEIARMNPYKPPKIPAESAVRRPSFARSSFSKPKSRLVEPPCPHGGSLAEETFAEKSISGSPFCSSTKMDSPARITAVTSPREALKSVPTTPRTPFTGNEEEDDEEVYRTAELKVKERSGKKLTKTILIEWFSFLCLTGCLISTLTVDKLATKEIWELRLWKWCVLVLVIFSGRLFSRWFINCLVFLIERNFLLKRKVLYFVYGLRKSVIVFIWLTLVLLAWGLLFDRTSKRSKKGHAILNYVTRALGGSLIGAAIWLVKTLLVKILAASFQCTRFFDRIQESIFHQYILRTLSGPPLMEMAKGIGRTAGTGQLSFRHLKKVRDGGKERKEEVIDVDKLKKMNQEKISAWTMRGLIHVIRSSGLSTISNTIENFRDEELEQKDKEIHSEWEARAAAYQIFRNVAKPGSKYIDEDDLFRFMSKEEVDNMLPLFEGAVETGKIKRKTLKNWLVNVYVERKSLAHSLNDTKTAIEELNKLASATVAIVIIVEWLLMMGLLTTQVLVFFSSQLLLVVFMFGNTARTVFEGIIFVFVMHPFDVGDRCVVDGVQLIVEEMNILTTIFLRCDNEKIFYPNSVLATKPISNFYRSPEMGDSIEFSVDFSTSIESIGALKARIKSYIESKPQFWRPNHSILVKEIENVNKMKMGLHVNHTINFQNYGDKSSRRSELVLELKKAFEDLGIKYHLLAQEVQLNYVSSAAPMVPPSQR from the exons ATGGCGGATAAGGAAGAAGCAAAACAAGTTGTTCTACAGATTTTGGATTGTGAAGATGGAGGAGTTGGTGCGAGTAAAGATCTCAGTAAAATCTCTGTTGCAAAATTTCCTGATTTTGAGCTAAAAGAAACTCGGAGTTTTAGGTGCACAATTCCGAAATCTGTGGTTGGGAGCTCTTCTTCACACGAGATTGCTAGAATGAATCCCTATAAACCTCCCAAAATTCCGGCCGAATCGGCAGTTCGGCGACCATCGTTTGCTCGTTCTTCGTTTTCAAAGCCAAAATCAAGGCTAGTTGAGCCACCTTGTCCTCATGGTGGGAGTTTGGCAGAAGAAACGTTTGCAGAAAAATCAATATCTGGTTCACCATTCTGTAGCTCTACGAAGATGGACTCCCCAGCTAGAATAACTGCTGTGACTAGTCCTAGAGAAGCTTTGAAATCGGTCCCAACAACTCCTAGAACACCATTTACTGGAAATgaggaggaagatgatgaagaagtttACAGAACTGCAGAACtgaaagtgaaagaaagatcagGGAAGAAGTTGACAAAAACCATTTTAATCGAatggttttcatttttgtgcTTGACGGGTTGTTTGATTTCTACCTTAACAGTAGACAAATTGGCGACGAAAGAGATCTGGGAATTAAGGTTGTGGAAATGGTGTGTTCTGGTATTAGTTATTTTCAGTGGTCGATTATTTTCGCGGTGGTTTATCAATTGTCTAGTTTTCTTGATTGAAAGAAACTTTCTACTTAAAAGAAAGGTTCTATATTTTGTCTACGGGCTGAGGAAGAGtgttatagtttttatttggCTGACTTTGGTTCTTCTAGCATGGGGTCTATTATTTGATCGAACCAGCAAGAGATCTAAGAAAGGCCATGCGATTCTGAATTATGTTACTCGAGCTCTTGGTGGTTCTCTCATTGGAGCAGCAATATGGCTGGTGAAAACTTTGCTGGTGAAGATCCTAGCTGCTTCTTTTCAATGCACTAGATTCTTCGATCGGATTCAAGAATCAATCTTCCATCAGTATATACTGCGCACCCTATCAGGACCTCCACTGATGGAGATGGCTAAGGGAATTGGGAGAACAGCAGGCACAGGGCAGTTGAGTTTCAGGCATTTGAAGAAAGTAAGGGACGGTGGGAAGGAAAGGAAGGAAGAGGTGATTGATGTAGATAAACTCAAAAAGATGAATCAAGAAAAAATCTCTGCTTGGACCATGAGAGGGCTAATCCATGTTATAAGAAGTTCAGGGCTATCCACCATATCTAATACAATAGAGAATTTTAGAGACGAAGAGCTTGAACAAAAAGATAAGGAGATTCACAGTGAATGGGAAGCAAGAGCTGCAGCTTACCAAATTTTCAGGAATGTCGCAAAACCCGGTAGCAA GTACATTGATGAAGACGATCTCTTTCGTTTTATGAGTAAGGAGGAAGTTGATAATATGCTGCCATTGTTTGAAGGAGCAGTTGAGACTGGGAAGATCAAGCGAAAAACCCTGAAGAATTGGCTG GTCAATGTTTATGTCGAACGCAAGTCGCTAGCCCACTCGTTGAACGACACGAAGACTGCAATAGAGGAGCTAAACAAGCTTGCTTCTGCAACTGTAGCGATTGTTATTATCGTTGAATGGCTACTTATGATGGGTTTGTTGACGACACAAGTACTCGTCTTCTTTTCATCACAGCTTCTGCTGGTGGTCTTCATGTTCGGTAACACTGCCAGAACGGTATTTGAAGGCATCATATTCGTATTTGTGATGCATCCATTTGATGTCGGGGATCGTTGCGTCGTAGATGGTGTGCAG TTGATCGTTGAAGAAATGAACATTTTAACCACAATTTTCTTGAGATGTGACAATGAGAAGATCTTCTATCCGAACTCTGTTCTTGCCACAAAACCCATCAGTAACTTCTACAGAAGCCCGGAAATGGGCGATTCCATCGAATTTTCGGTCGACTTTTCCACATCAATCGAAAGCATTGGAGCTCTAAAAGCAAGAATAAAATC ATACATAGAAAGCAAGCCTCAGTTCTGGCGCCCGAACCACAGTATCCTCGTGAAGGAGATCGAGAATGTCAACAAGATGAAAATGGGATTACATGTTAATCACaccataaactttcaaaactaCGGCGACAAGAGCAGTCGCAGGTCGGAACTAGTGTTGGAGCTGAAGAAAGCTTTCGAGGATCTCGGCATCAAGTATCATCTCCTAGCTCAAGAAGTTCAGCTCAACTATGTGAGTTCAGCAGCTCCTATGGTTCCACCTTCCCAGAGATGA
- the LOC111792113 gene encoding protein ELF4-LIKE 4-like, giving the protein MEGDTFSGIGSTAQIDSKILQTFHKNFVQVQNILDQNKLLISEINQNHESKIPDNLNRNVGLIRELNNNIRRVVDLYADLSCSFTRSMEVSSEGDSSGALKSDGKAGQKRNRAV; this is encoded by the coding sequence ATGGAGGGCGACACATTTTCAGGGATTGGGAGTACTGCACAGATCGATAGCAAGATTTTACAGACATTTCATAAGAACTTTGTTCAAGTTCAAAACATATTGGATCAAAACAAGCTGCTGATTAGCGAGATAAACCAAAACCACGAATCAAAGATCCCTGATAATCTAAACAGAAATGTGGGTCTGATCCGAGAATTAAACAACAATATCAGGAGGGTTGTTGACTTATATGCTGATCTTTCATGTTCCTTCACCAGATCCATGGAAGTTTCTTCAGAAGGTGATTCCAGTGGAGCTTTGAAGTCAGATGGTAAAGCAGGCCAGAAGAGGAACAGGGCTGTCTAG